One segment of Bacteroides caecimuris DNA contains the following:
- a CDS encoding DUF3791 domain-containing protein, whose protein sequence is MKYARIVRLFADYLHLPYEDALGFFYDSDTYRLISEGIGDMHCLSDEYLADELLMEWKAKNNE, encoded by the coding sequence ATGAAATATGCCCGAATAGTCCGGTTATTTGCCGACTACCTCCATTTACCGTATGAAGACGCACTCGGATTCTTCTATGATTCGGATACCTATCGTCTGATAAGTGAAGGAATAGGTGACATGCACTGCTTGAGCGATGAATATCTAGCTGACGAATTGTTGATGGAATGGAAAGCAAAAAATAATGAATGA
- a CDS encoding DUF3990 domain-containing protein, which produces MTLYHASSLVIKQPDVYHSREHLDFGKGFYLTSLFDQAHKYAMRFLLRKQKAYINEYLLDDELSDFKIKIFQSYDEEWLDYVGKCRKGTQDGLFDLVEGGIANDKVFNTIDLYFSGAMGKDDALGRLAFEHPNHQLCILNQEIINRHLHFISVKEITTGGTDHESR; this is translated from the coding sequence GTGACACTATATCATGCATCATCATTAGTCATCAAACAACCGGATGTATATCATTCACGAGAACATTTGGATTTTGGAAAAGGATTTTATCTGACTTCTTTGTTTGACCAAGCCCATAAATACGCCATGCGTTTTCTACTCAGAAAACAGAAAGCTTATATTAATGAATACCTGTTGGATGACGAACTATCAGACTTTAAGATTAAAATATTTCAAAGTTATGATGAAGAATGGCTGGACTATGTAGGAAAATGCCGCAAGGGAACACAAGATGGACTTTTCGATTTAGTGGAGGGCGGCATAGCCAATGACAAGGTATTCAATACCATTGACCTCTATTTTTCCGGAGCCATGGGCAAAGATGACGCATTGGGAAGGCTGGCATTTGAGCATCCCAATCATCAATTATGCATCTTGAATCAGGAAATAATAAATCGCCATCTTCATTTTATCAGTGTCAAGGAAATAACAACAGGAGGAACTGACCATGAAAGCCGATAA
- a CDS encoding DUF3791 domain-containing protein, giving the protein MNFETLSFTTFCVGSLAEALEMSAGKIYELLRTSGILTDYLIPGYDVLHTFSKEYIVEDLIQYMKEKGVLA; this is encoded by the coding sequence ATGAATTTTGAGACGTTGAGTTTTACAACCTTTTGCGTAGGAAGCCTTGCAGAAGCATTGGAAATGAGCGCAGGGAAAATATATGAATTACTGCGTACTTCCGGAATACTGACAGATTATCTGATTCCGGGATATGATGTACTTCATACATTCAGTAAAGAATACATCGTGGAGGATCTTATCCAATACATGAAAGAGAAAGGGGTATTAGCGTGA
- the ltrA gene encoding group II intron reverse transcriptase/maturase — protein MKVRMQKTSAQANDCPQRDRTASEWYAGVQTFMWMTEDNIVEVPFDKEHLLEIILSPLNLNKSYKAVVRNSGSGGIDKMSCEELLPWLKANKDELISSLQCGTYRPNPVRRVEIPKDNGKKRLLGIPTVVDRLVQQAINQILTPIYERQFSKTSYGFRPQRCCHDALRKAQKIVDKGYKYVVDLDLERFFDTVSHSKLIEILSRTIKDGRVIILIHKYLRSGVINRGLFEISTEGTPQGGPLSPLLSNILLNELDKELERRGVPFVRYADDAVIFCKSKRAAQRVKESITRFIEGKLFLKVNREKTVVSNIRGVKFLGYSFYVMKGQCLLTVHPKSKIKLKSKLKELTSRSNGYGYEIRKQKLKNYIMGWVAYFHLAQIKRLCTETDEWLRRRIRMCIWKSWKNVKTRVSNLKKCGALAWQAYQWGNTRLGYWRVANSRLVTSAMSNDKLRRAGYVGLMDCYLKWCPK, from the coding sequence ATGAAAGTACGAATGCAGAAAACATCAGCCCAAGCTAATGACTGCCCTCAAAGAGATAGGACGGCATCCGAATGGTATGCGGGAGTGCAGACTTTCATGTGGATGACCGAAGACAACATCGTGGAAGTACCATTTGACAAAGAACACCTGTTGGAAATCATCCTCAGTCCATTGAATTTGAACAAATCCTATAAAGCAGTAGTCAGGAACAGTGGAAGTGGCGGTATAGACAAGATGTCATGCGAAGAGTTGTTGCCATGGTTAAAGGCCAATAAGGATGAACTGATAAGTTCTTTGCAGTGCGGGACTTACCGTCCCAACCCAGTACGCAGGGTAGAAATTCCCAAGGACAATGGCAAGAAACGCCTTTTAGGAATCCCTACAGTGGTAGACCGATTGGTGCAACAAGCCATAAACCAAATACTGACCCCGATATACGAGCGTCAGTTCTCAAAGACAAGTTACGGTTTCCGTCCCCAAAGGTGCTGCCATGATGCCCTTCGAAAGGCTCAGAAGATAGTGGATAAAGGCTATAAATATGTAGTCGACCTCGACCTTGAGCGTTTCTTTGATACGGTAAGTCATAGCAAGCTGATAGAGATACTCAGCCGCACTATAAAGGATGGGAGGGTAATAATCCTGATACACAAATATCTTCGCAGTGGTGTAATAAACAGAGGATTGTTTGAGATAAGTACAGAAGGTACTCCTCAAGGAGGTCCTTTAAGTCCTCTGCTGAGCAATATCCTGCTCAATGAACTTGATAAGGAACTGGAAAGACGTGGGGTTCCTTTCGTTCGTTATGCAGACGATGCGGTGATATTTTGTAAATCCAAGCGTGCTGCCCAGCGTGTGAAGGAATCAATAACCCGGTTCATAGAAGGGAAACTCTTCCTTAAAGTGAACCGTGAAAAGACGGTTGTATCTAATATAAGAGGAGTTAAGTTCCTGGGCTACTCTTTCTATGTGATGAAAGGACAATGTCTCCTGACTGTACATCCCAAATCCAAGATTAAGCTGAAGTCGAAACTCAAAGAACTGACCAGTCGTAGTAATGGGTATGGATATGAAATCAGGAAACAGAAACTCAAGAATTACATAATGGGATGGGTTGCTTACTTCCATCTTGCACAAATAAAACGTCTTTGTACAGAAACCGATGAATGGTTAAGACGACGGATACGCATGTGTATCTGGAAATCATGGAAGAATGTTAAGACCAGAGTGTCAAACCTAAAGAAATGTGGTGCTCTTGCTTGGCAGGCATATCAATGGGGAAACACTCGTCTCGGTTATTGGCGTGTGGCAAACAGCCGACTTGTAACCTCAGCAATGTCCAATGACAAGTTGCGAAGGGCTGGTTATGTGGGATTAATGGACTGCTACCTCAAATGGTGCCCAAAATAG
- the ybeY gene encoding rRNA maturation RNase YbeY, translating into MAVTYQTEGVKMPDIKKRETTEWIKAVAASYGKRLGEIAYIFCSDEKILEVNRQYLQHDYYTDIITFDYCEGDRLSGDLFISLDTIRTNAEQFGASYEDELHRVIIHGILHLCGINDKGPGEREIMEDAENKALTMRKA; encoded by the coding sequence ATGGCTGTAACTTATCAAACAGAAGGCGTAAAAATGCCTGATATCAAGAAACGCGAGACTACGGAATGGATAAAGGCGGTAGCTGCTTCTTACGGGAAAAGACTTGGTGAAATCGCTTATATCTTCTGCTCGGACGAAAAGATTCTGGAGGTAAACCGTCAGTATCTGCAACACGACTACTACACGGACATTATTACTTTCGATTATTGCGAAGGCGATCGTCTGTCAGGTGACTTATTCATCAGTCTGGATACGATACGCACCAATGCGGAACAGTTTGGCGCCTCATACGAAGACGAACTGCATCGTGTGATTATCCACGGAATTCTTCACTTGTGCGGCATCAATGATAAAGGTCCCGGAGAGCGGGAGATTATGGAAGATGCGGAGAATAAGGCATTGACCATGCGAAAAGCATAA
- a CDS encoding nucleoside recognition domain-containing protein, with protein sequence MVLNYIWIGFFVVAFIIALAKVIFGGDTEIFTAIMNATFDSSKTAFEISLGLTGVLALWLGIMKIGENSGLINALARFLSPVLCRLFPDIPKGHPVLGSIFMNMSANMLGLDNAATPLGLKAMKELQELNPKKDTASNPMIMFLVINTSGLIIIPISIMVYRAQMGAAQPTDVFIPILLSTFISTLVGVIAVSIAQKINLINKPILLLMGVICLFFSGLIYLFLSVSREDMGTYSTLIANILLFSVIILFILTGVRKKINVYDSFVEGAKEGFTTAVRIIPYLVAFLVGIAVFRTSGAMDFLVGGIGYIVGLCGVDTSFVGALPTALMKSLSGSGANGLMIDTMKELGPDSFVGRMSCIVRGASDTTFYILAVYFGSVGITKTRNAVTCGLIADFSGIIAAILISYLFFF encoded by the coding sequence ATGGTTTTAAATTACATTTGGATAGGATTCTTTGTCGTCGCCTTTATCATCGCCCTTGCAAAAGTGATTTTTGGGGGAGATACGGAGATATTTACGGCTATCATGAACGCTACATTCGATTCTTCAAAAACAGCTTTCGAGATTTCTTTAGGGCTTACGGGAGTGTTGGCTCTTTGGCTAGGTATCATGAAAATCGGAGAGAATAGCGGATTGATTAATGCGCTGGCTCGCTTTCTTAGTCCGGTGCTTTGCCGGCTGTTTCCGGACATTCCTAAAGGGCACCCGGTGTTAGGGTCCATCTTCATGAATATGTCTGCCAATATGCTTGGCCTCGACAATGCAGCCACCCCACTGGGGCTGAAAGCGATGAAAGAGCTGCAAGAACTGAATCCGAAAAAGGACACGGCTTCCAATCCGATGATTATGTTTTTGGTGATTAACACATCCGGCCTTATCATCATTCCGATCAGTATCATGGTATATCGCGCACAAATGGGGGCTGCACAGCCTACAGATGTATTTATCCCTATCCTGCTAAGTACTTTCATTTCCACTTTAGTAGGAGTCATAGCAGTCAGCATCGCTCAAAAGATAAACTTGATCAATAAGCCTATTCTCCTTTTAATGGGCGTTATCTGCCTTTTCTTTTCCGGCTTGATTTATCTGTTCCTAAGCGTTTCGCGAGAGGACATGGGTACTTATTCTACATTGATAGCGAATATTCTGCTGTTCAGTGTCATCATCCTGTTTATCTTGACGGGAGTCAGAAAGAAAATCAATGTATACGATTCGTTTGTAGAAGGAGCCAAAGAGGGATTTACGACAGCTGTACGCATCATCCCTTATCTGGTTGCCTTCCTTGTAGGAATTGCAGTGTTCCGCACTTCGGGAGCAATGGATTTTCTGGTGGGAGGCATCGGCTATATAGTAGGCTTATGCGGAGTCGACACGAGCTTTGTAGGTGCACTGCCTACTGCATTGATGAAATCGCTTAGCGGCAGCGGTGCGAACGGATTGATGATCGATACGATGAAAGAACTGGGACCGGATTCGTTTGTAGGGCGTATGAGTTGTATAGTTCGCGGGGCTTCGGACACCACATTCTACATTCTGGCGGTTTATTTCGGCAGTGTAGGGATCACCAAAACTCGTAATGCGGTAACTTGCGGTCTGATAGCAGACTTCTCGGGTATTATAGCCGCTATCTTAATCAGTTATTTATTTTTCTTTTAA
- the ruvB gene encoding Holliday junction branch migration DNA helicase RuvB yields MEQEDFNIREHQLTSKERDFENALRPLSFEDFSGQDKVVENLRIFVKAARLRGEALDHVLLHGPPGLGKTTLSNIIANELGVGFKVTSGPVLDKPGDLAGVLTSLEPNDVLFIDEIHRLSPVVEEYLYSAMEDYRIDIMIDKGPSARSIQIDLNPFTLVGATTRSGLLTAPLRARFGINLHLEYYDDDILSNIIRRSSSILDVPCSVRAASEIASRSRGTPRIANALLRRVRDFAQVKGTGSIDTEIAQFALEALNIDKYGLDEIDNKILCTIIDKFKGGPVGITTIATALGEDAGTIEEVYEPFLIKEGFMKRTPRGREVTELAYKHLGRSLYSGNQKTLFND; encoded by the coding sequence ATGGAACAGGAAGATTTTAACATACGCGAACATCAGCTTACTTCAAAAGAACGGGATTTCGAGAATGCACTCCGTCCGTTGAGCTTTGAAGACTTTAGCGGACAGGATAAGGTGGTGGAGAACCTCCGCATTTTTGTGAAGGCGGCACGCCTGCGTGGCGAGGCGCTCGACCATGTCCTGCTTCACGGCCCTCCCGGCTTGGGAAAAACAACCCTTTCAAATATTATCGCCAATGAATTGGGTGTCGGCTTTAAGGTAACCTCCGGTCCGGTGCTCGACAAACCGGGCGACTTGGCAGGTGTGCTGACCAGTCTCGAACCGAATGATGTGCTCTTTATAGATGAAATCCATCGTCTGTCGCCTGTAGTGGAAGAGTATCTTTACTCTGCCATGGAAGATTACCGCATTGATATTATGATTGATAAGGGACCTTCGGCACGTAGCATTCAGATTGATTTGAATCCTTTCACACTGGTGGGGGCTACTACACGTAGCGGTCTGCTGACAGCCCCGCTTCGTGCACGTTTTGGTATAAACCTTCATTTGGAGTATTATGATGATGATATCTTGAGCAATATCATCCGCCGTTCTTCATCCATACTGGATGTGCCTTGTTCGGTACGTGCAGCCTCGGAGATTGCATCCCGCAGTCGCGGGACGCCCCGTATTGCCAATGCTCTGCTCCGCCGGGTACGTGACTTCGCACAAGTGAAAGGCACTGGCTCTATTGATACGGAGATTGCCCAGTTTGCGCTGGAGGCATTGAATATCGACAAGTACGGACTGGATGAGATAGACAACAAGATACTTTGTACCATTATAGACAAGTTTAAAGGCGGTCCTGTCGGTATAACGACCATTGCTACAGCTTTGGGAGAAGATGCGGGAACCATTGAGGAAGTTTACGAACCTTTCCTGATCAAAGAAGGATTCATGAAACGTACTCCCCGCGGACGTGAGGTGACAGAACTTGCCTATAAGCATTTGGGGCGTAGCCTGTATAGTGGCAATCAAAAAACGTTGTTTAACGATTAA
- a CDS encoding endonuclease domain-containing protein has protein sequence MHDTMNKSELKSVRKDLRNNGTSAEATLWELIKGKQIDGLKFRWQHSVGPYILDFYCPQFRLSIELDGEVHSTSVAMDYADNRARFLINEKDIWVIRFENRVVFENPSQIVEEIREAVGKRRGNPTTSPCGDSSFQKEESQNTTDFSTLITKPLTVNH, from the coding sequence ATGCACGATACAATGAATAAGTCTGAACTGAAATCAGTTCGAAAAGATTTGCGTAATAATGGCACTTCTGCCGAAGCTACTCTCTGGGAGTTAATCAAGGGAAAGCAAATTGACGGACTTAAGTTTCGTTGGCAGCACAGTGTCGGTCCCTATATTTTAGACTTCTATTGCCCGCAATTCCGGTTGAGTATAGAACTGGACGGAGAAGTACATTCTACTTCGGTAGCAATGGATTATGCGGATAATCGTGCTCGTTTCCTCATTAATGAAAAGGATATTTGGGTCATTCGGTTTGAGAATAGAGTGGTATTTGAGAATCCTTCGCAAATTGTGGAGGAGATTCGAGAGGCTGTAGGAAAGAGGAGAGGGAATCCTACCACCTCCCCCTGTGGGGACTCCTCCTTCCAGAAGGAGGAGAGTCAGAATACTACCGACTTTTCGACGTTAATCACTAAACCGTTAACCGTTAATCACTAA
- a CDS encoding polysaccharide biosynthesis C-terminal domain-containing protein has product MAGLKSLAKDTAIYGLSSIVGRFLNYMLVPLYTAVLPASSGGYGVVSNVYAFTALMLVLLTFGMETGFFRFANKSGEDPMKVYANSLLSVGGVSLIFALLCLLFLQPISNLLDYGDHPEYIAMMAIVVALDSFQCIPFAYLRYKKRPVKFAAIKLLSIGGGIGLNLFFLLGCPWLNVHCPATIAWFYDPDYLVGYIFVSNLIISVVQMFFFIPELRGFAYKLDRVLLKRMVVYSFPVLILGLVGILNQTVDKMIYPFLFEDRQEGLAQLSIYAATCKIAMVMAMFTQAFRYAYEPFVFGKDSEGDNRKMYAAAMKYFLIFSLLAFLAVMFYLDLLRYLVAKDYWEGLGVVSIVMLAEICKGIYFNLSFWYKLTDKTYWGAYFSVIGCVIIVVLNILFVPVYGYLASAWASVAGYAVILLLSYWIGQKEYPIRYDLKSLGLYVLLAVVLYVIGEQVPIPNQVLRLAFRTVLLLLFIAYIIKKDLPLSQIPVINRFIKKK; this is encoded by the coding sequence ATGGCTGGACTAAAATCATTAGCTAAAGATACTGCAATTTATGGGTTAAGCAGTATTGTCGGACGATTCCTTAACTATATGCTGGTACCCCTGTATACAGCTGTATTACCGGCTTCTTCCGGAGGTTACGGAGTCGTATCGAACGTATACGCATTTACAGCCCTGATGCTCGTACTGCTTACGTTCGGTATGGAAACGGGATTCTTCCGTTTCGCCAATAAATCGGGGGAGGACCCGATGAAAGTGTATGCCAACTCCCTATTGTCAGTAGGAGGCGTATCTTTGATTTTCGCCCTCCTTTGTTTATTGTTCCTGCAACCGATTTCCAATTTGCTGGATTATGGCGATCATCCGGAGTATATAGCGATGATGGCTATTGTGGTAGCTTTAGACTCTTTTCAATGCATCCCTTTTGCCTATTTGCGATACAAGAAACGTCCTGTCAAGTTTGCAGCTATCAAGCTACTCTCTATCGGTGGCGGCATCGGTTTGAATCTGTTTTTCCTGTTGGGGTGTCCGTGGCTGAATGTGCATTGTCCGGCAACCATCGCTTGGTTTTATGACCCCGACTATCTGGTGGGATATATCTTCGTTAGCAACCTGATCATCTCGGTTGTACAGATGTTCTTCTTTATCCCAGAGCTGAGAGGATTTGCTTATAAGCTGGACCGGGTGTTGCTGAAGCGAATGGTAGTATACTCTTTCCCGGTATTAATCTTAGGTTTGGTAGGTATTCTGAATCAGACTGTAGACAAGATGATCTATCCGTTTCTCTTTGAAGATCGGCAGGAAGGATTAGCACAACTGAGTATCTATGCGGCAACCTGCAAAATTGCGATGGTAATGGCGATGTTTACACAGGCTTTCCGTTACGCTTACGAACCGTTTGTCTTTGGCAAAGACAGCGAAGGAGATAACCGGAAAATGTATGCGGCTGCGATGAAATATTTCCTGATCTTTTCATTGCTGGCTTTCCTTGCAGTCATGTTCTATCTCGACTTGTTGCGTTACCTCGTAGCAAAGGACTACTGGGAAGGTCTTGGAGTAGTATCTATCGTGATGCTTGCAGAAATCTGTAAAGGGATTTATTTCAACCTCTCCTTCTGGTATAAACTGACGGATAAAACCTATTGGGGGGCTTACTTCTCAGTGATCGGTTGTGTCATTATTGTCGTATTGAACATCTTGTTTGTGCCGGTTTATGGCTATCTTGCTTCGGCATGGGCTTCTGTTGCAGGCTATGCCGTAATCTTGCTGTTATCCTACTGGATAGGACAGAAAGAATACCCGATTCGTTATGATTTGAAAAGCCTCGGACTTTATGTTCTGCTGGCAGTGGTACTCTACGTTATTGGAGAACAGGTGCCTATCCCTAATCAGGTGCTCCGTCTCGCTTTCCGTACCGTACTTTTATTGCTATTTATAGCTTATATTATCAAGAAGGATTTACCATTGAGTCAGATTCCTGTTATTAATCGCTTTATAAAGAAGAAATAA
- a CDS encoding TIGR00341 family protein, with protein sequence MKTDERNKFAIRSFLREYLDLKKDKDNELATVDSIRKGVEFKGANLWILIFAIFMASLGLNVDSTAVIIGAMLISPLMGPIMGVGLSVGLNDFELMKRSLKSFLITTAFSVTTATIFFLLAPIAGSQSELLARTSPTIYDVFIALFGGLAGVVALSTKEKGNVIPGVAIATALMPPLCTAGYGLASGNLIYFLGAFYLYFINSVFISLATFLGVRVMHFKRKEFVDKTREKTVRKYIVLIVVLTMCPAVYLTFGIIKSTFYEAAANRFISDQLNFENTQVLDKKISYEHKEVRVVLIGPEVPDASISIARSKMKEYKLEDTKLVVLQGMNNEAVDVTSIRAMVMEDFYKNSEQRLQQQAVKISQLETTLEQYRTYDAMSRTLVPELKVLYPSITTLSIAHSLEVRVDSMKTDTVTLAVLKFDRHPSAAEKQKISEWLKARVGAKKLRLITE encoded by the coding sequence ATGAAGACAGATGAACGTAATAAGTTTGCTATCAGGTCCTTTCTGAGAGAATATCTGGACTTGAAAAAAGACAAGGATAACGAACTCGCCACCGTGGATTCTATCCGTAAAGGTGTAGAGTTTAAAGGTGCCAATTTATGGATCCTGATTTTTGCCATCTTTATGGCATCACTCGGATTGAATGTAGACTCTACCGCAGTCATTATCGGTGCCATGTTGATTTCTCCGCTGATGGGACCTATTATGGGAGTAGGACTCTCTGTCGGACTGAACGATTTCGAATTAATGAAGCGCTCTTTAAAGAGTTTTCTCATAACGACCGCTTTCAGTGTGACAACGGCCACTATCTTCTTCCTTCTTGCCCCTATTGCCGGTTCGCAGTCGGAGCTGCTGGCACGTACATCGCCCACTATTTATGATGTATTCATCGCGCTTTTTGGTGGTTTGGCAGGTGTGGTAGCTCTCTCTACCAAGGAAAAAGGAAATGTGATTCCGGGCGTTGCCATTGCTACTGCATTGATGCCGCCGCTTTGTACGGCAGGTTACGGGCTTGCCTCCGGTAATCTTATTTATTTCCTAGGTGCTTTTTATCTTTATTTCATCAATTCTGTTTTTATCAGTCTTGCCACTTTCCTCGGAGTTCGTGTGATGCATTTCAAACGAAAAGAGTTTGTTGATAAAACCCGTGAGAAGACCGTACGTAAATACATCGTTCTCATTGTGGTGCTTACCATGTGCCCGGCGGTTTATCTGACATTTGGAATTATAAAAAGCACCTTCTATGAGGCGGCAGCCAATCGTTTTATTAGCGATCAGCTGAACTTTGAAAATACACAGGTGCTTGATAAAAAGATCAGCTATGAACATAAAGAAGTGCGGGTTGTTTTGATTGGTCCTGAAGTGCCCGATGCTTCGATTTCTATTGCCCGTAGCAAGATGAAAGAATATAAGTTGGAAGATACGAAGCTGGTTGTATTGCAGGGGATGAATAACGAAGCGGTAGATGTGACTTCTATCCGTGCCATGGTCATGGAAGACTTCTACAAAAACAGCGAGCAGCGACTTCAGCAACAGGCAGTGAAGATTTCCCAACTGGAGACGACGCTGGAACAATACAGGACGTATGACGCAATGAGTCGTACATTAGTGCCCGAACTGAAAGTGCTTTATCCTTCCATCACTACGCTCTCCATCGCTCATTCGCTCGAAGTGCGGGTTGACTCGATGAAGACCGATACGGTAACATTGGCTGTTTTGAAATTCGACAGACATCCGTCTGCTGCCGAGAAACAGAAAATCAGCGAATGGCTGAAAGCCCGTGTAGGAGCGAAGAAGTTGAGGCTGATTACCGAATAA
- a CDS encoding S46 family peptidase, translated as MKLRLIAVILLSLCLSQAFADEGMWLLGNLRKNKQAERVMKELGLQMPVNKLYNPKKPSLSDAVVSFGGFCSGVVVSEDGLVFTNHHCGFSSIQQHSSVEHDYLKDGFFARSLDEELPNPELYVRFLLRTEDVTKRVLSAARHAKTETERRVAVDSIMNVISLEVSEKDSTLTGIVDAYYAGNEFWLSVYRDYNDVRLVFAPPSSVGKFGWDTDNWMWPRHTGDFSVFRIYANTKNGPADYSPDNVPYHPEYVAPISLDGYKEGSFCMTLGYPGSTERYLSSYGVEEMMNGINQAMIDVRGVKQAVWKREMDRRPDIRIKYASKYDESSNYWKNSIGTNKAIKHLKVLEKKREAETALRDWILSHPEEREKLIRLFSSLELSYSNRRETNRALAYLGESFINGPELVQLALEILNFDFEAEEKQVVTRMKKLLEKYDNLDLSIDKEVFAAMLKEYQSKVDKKYLPAMYEKIDTLYNGNIQTYVDSLYATSHITSPKGLKRFLERDTTYNLIEDPAVSLSLDLIVKYYEMNQSISEASEQIEQGERLFNAAMRRMYADRNFYPDANSTMRLSFGTVGGYTPFDGATYDYYTTVKGIFEKVKEHAGDIDFAVQPELLSLLSSGDFGRYANAQGEMNVCFISNNDITGGNSGSAMFNAKGELLGLAFDGNWEAMSSDIVFEPDLQRCIGVDVRYMLFIMEKYGKAGNLVQELKIAR; from the coding sequence ATGAAACTCAGACTAATCGCAGTGATTCTCCTCTCCCTTTGCCTGTCGCAGGCATTTGCTGACGAGGGAATGTGGTTATTGGGGAACCTTCGCAAGAACAAACAGGCAGAACGGGTGATGAAGGAACTCGGTTTGCAGATGCCTGTGAATAAACTGTATAATCCGAAGAAACCTTCTCTTTCAGATGCTGTTGTCAGCTTTGGAGGTTTCTGTTCGGGAGTGGTGGTTTCCGAAGACGGTCTGGTGTTTACCAATCATCATTGTGGTTTCAGCAGTATCCAGCAGCATTCTTCCGTAGAACATGATTATCTGAAAGATGGCTTTTTTGCACGTAGCCTTGATGAAGAGCTGCCGAATCCGGAGTTGTACGTCCGTTTTCTGCTTCGTACGGAAGACGTTACCAAACGGGTATTGTCTGCCGCCCGTCATGCTAAAACGGAAACAGAACGCCGTGTAGCTGTCGATTCGATCATGAATGTAATTAGTCTGGAAGTTTCCGAAAAAGATTCTACGCTGACCGGTATTGTCGATGCCTATTATGCAGGCAATGAATTCTGGCTTTCCGTTTATCGTGATTATAACGATGTTCGTTTGGTCTTTGCGCCTCCTTCTTCTGTCGGGAAGTTCGGATGGGATACGGACAATTGGATGTGGCCCCGGCATACGGGCGATTTCAGTGTATTCCGTATCTATGCCAATACGAAGAATGGCCCGGCTGATTATTCTCCTGACAACGTCCCTTATCATCCTGAATATGTAGCGCCCATCTCTTTGGATGGATACAAGGAAGGTTCTTTCTGTATGACGCTTGGTTATCCGGGAAGTACGGAACGGTATCTTTCTTCGTATGGTGTCGAAGAGATGATGAATGGAATCAACCAGGCAATGATTGATGTGCGGGGAGTAAAACAAGCAGTTTGGAAACGGGAGATGGACCGTCGTCCGGATATTCGTATTAAATATGCTTCAAAGTATGATGAAAGCTCCAATTACTGGAAAAATAGCATCGGAACGAATAAAGCCATCAAGCATCTGAAGGTGTTGGAAAAGAAACGGGAGGCTGAAACTGCGCTTCGTGATTGGATTCTGTCTCATCCGGAAGAGAGGGAGAAATTGATTCGTTTATTTTCTTCTTTGGAATTGAGTTATAGTAATCGGCGTGAAACAAACCGTGCCCTGGCTTATCTCGGTGAATCGTTTATTAATGGTCCCGAGTTGGTGCAGCTTGCTCTTGAGATTCTCAATTTCGACTTTGAGGCGGAAGAGAAGCAGGTAGTGACCCGTATGAAAAAATTGCTGGAGAAATATGATAATCTCGATCTTTCAATCGATAAGGAGGTTTTTGCTGCCATGCTTAAAGAGTATCAGTCGAAAGTGGATAAGAAGTATCTGCCTGCTATGTATGAAAAGATAGATACGCTTTATAACGGCAATATTCAGACCTATGTGGACTCTTTGTATGCAACGTCCCATATCACCTCTCCTAAGGGCTTGAAACGTTTTCTGGAACGGGACACTACGTATAATCTGATAGAGGACCCGGCGGTTTCCTTGAGTCTGGATCTGATCGTGAAGTATTATGAGATGAATCAGAGTATTTCCGAAGCTTCCGAGCAGATAGAGCAAGGGGAACGTTTGTTCAACGCTGCCATGCGCCGTATGTATGCCGATCGGAATTTCTATCCGGATGCCAATTCCACCATGCGGCTCAGTTTCGGAACGGTTGGGGGATATACTCCTTTTGATGGAGCCACTTACGATTATTATACCACCGTGAAAGGCATCTTTGAGAAGGTGAAGGAACATGCGGGGGATATTGACTTTGCCGTCCAGCCGGAGTTGTTGAGCCTGCTTTCTTCCGGTGATTTCGGCAGATATGCCAATGCACAGGGAGAGATGAATGTTTGCTTTATTTCTAATAATGATATTACAGGCGGTAATTCCGGCAGTGCCATGTTCAATGCCAAAGGAGAATTGCTTGGGCTGGCTTTCGATGGCAACTGGGAAGCAATGAGCAGTGACATCGTATTTGAACCTGACTTGCAGCGTTGCATCGGGGTAGATGTGCGGTATATGCTCTTTATTATGGAGAAATACGGTAAGGCGGGCAATCTTGTTCAGGAGTTGAAGATAGCTCGATGA